One window of the Natrinema sp. CBA1119 genome contains the following:
- a CDS encoding metal-sulfur cluster assembly factor, with amino-acid sequence MTALERRIRERLDEVVDPCSAANGTDLSIIEMGLLDGIDVNEGHVTVSMRLTSPFCMQLPYFVEEVDERVSAIDGVVSVTLETDEGVDWHTGMMTEEARKRRRERKAAREAAYFDDPTEDVSADD; translated from the coding sequence ATGACTGCCCTTGAGCGTCGGATCCGCGAGCGACTGGACGAGGTCGTCGATCCGTGTAGCGCGGCCAACGGAACAGATCTCAGTATTATCGAGATGGGACTCCTCGACGGGATCGACGTCAATGAGGGTCACGTTACCGTCTCGATGCGACTCACGTCGCCCTTCTGCATGCAACTGCCCTACTTCGTCGAAGAGGTCGACGAGCGGGTCAGTGCCATCGACGGGGTGGTATCCGTCACACTCGAGACCGACGAGGGAGTCGACTGGCACACGGGGATGATGACCGAGGAGGCACGGAAACGGCGTCGGGAACGAAAAGCTGCCCGCGAAGCGGCGTACTTCGACGACCCTACTGAAGAC
- a CDS encoding amidohydrolase family protein, with protein MLDLEETFVYDAVTHSYNMAPSNYRNEQHAEGITEMLYGNVSGVVADEYTLTPEGFVRDWGVEETATMLFEESYTDMATFHPVPMYAFHDGLVANDKAGAVVDRWPDRFRSFACVDPLRDGWEDELEAQAEDFDPIGVKLYPSHWSEDHHEGWSMGDPEVAFPVFEKAHDLGIETVAIHKAIPFGPVPRSPYHPGDVDEAAASFPDLTFSIVHGGYSFTEETAWQLARFPNVYVNLEGLPAILLGNERRFGELLAELISFLGEDGFDRLFWSSGAMSVHPRPQLEAFRDFEFAEAVRKNTSMMGELPQITDDHKRKILGENYADLIGLDVDEARARIADDEFSSARSNGELAEPYSTTDAEVA; from the coding sequence ATGCTAGACCTCGAGGAGACGTTCGTGTACGACGCGGTGACGCATTCGTACAACATGGCCCCGTCGAACTACCGCAACGAACAGCACGCTGAGGGGATCACCGAGATGCTCTACGGAAACGTGTCGGGCGTCGTCGCCGACGAGTACACCCTCACCCCCGAGGGGTTCGTACGGGACTGGGGTGTCGAGGAGACGGCGACTATGCTGTTCGAAGAGAGTTACACGGACATGGCGACGTTCCATCCGGTGCCGATGTACGCTTTCCACGACGGACTGGTCGCCAACGACAAGGCGGGCGCGGTCGTGGACCGGTGGCCCGACCGGTTCCGGTCGTTTGCCTGCGTGGACCCGCTTCGAGACGGGTGGGAGGATGAACTCGAGGCCCAGGCCGAGGACTTCGATCCGATCGGCGTCAAACTGTACCCGTCCCACTGGAGCGAGGACCACCACGAGGGCTGGAGTATGGGCGACCCGGAGGTCGCGTTCCCAGTCTTCGAGAAGGCACATGACCTCGGCATCGAAACCGTCGCCATCCACAAGGCCATCCCATTCGGGCCCGTTCCGCGGAGCCCGTATCACCCCGGGGATGTCGACGAGGCGGCAGCGAGCTTCCCGGACCTCACGTTCAGTATCGTCCACGGTGGCTACTCGTTCACCGAGGAGACGGCCTGGCAGCTCGCTCGCTTCCCGAACGTCTACGTGAACCTCGAGGGGCTGCCGGCGATCCTGCTCGGTAACGAACGGCGGTTCGGCGAGTTGCTCGCCGAACTGATCAGCTTCCTCGGCGAGGACGGCTTCGACCGGCTGTTCTGGAGTTCGGGAGCGATGTCCGTCCACCCGCGGCCGCAACTCGAGGCATTTCGCGACTTCGAGTTCGCCGAAGCGGTCCGCAAGAACACTAGTATGATGGGCGAACTCCCCCAGATCACCGACGATCACAAGCGGAAGATCCTCGGGGAGAACTACGCGGACCTGATCGGTCTCGACGTCGACGAGGCCCGCGCTCGTATCGCGGACGACGAGTTCAGCAGCGCGCGGTCGAACGGGGAACTCGCAGAACCGTACTCGACGACGGACGCCGAGGTGGCCTGA
- a CDS encoding acyl-CoA dehydrogenase family protein, giving the protein MDRAQPVVEDSSIFNWFSTQTYWTAADAIVQIHSGNGLSEDYGLMDHLNYARLRRIVEGTDEQQLNTIAKQNG; this is encoded by the coding sequence ATGGATCGGGCACAACCGGTCGTCGAGGACAGCTCTATTTTCAACTGGTTTTCGACCCAGACATATTGGACCGCCGCCGATGCAATCGTCCAGATTCACAGTGGGAACGGTCTCAGCGAGGACTACGGGCTCATGGATCACCTGAACTACGCGCGTCTCCGTCGAATCGTCGAGGGGACCGACGAACAGCAGCTGAACACCATCGCGAAACAGAACGGGTGA
- a CDS encoding TIGR04024 family LLM class F420-dependent oxidoreductase: MTDRDVFLPVGAQPTLNDLVEQAVHAEELGYDRVWFPETWGRDAVTAMAITAERTDSIGIGTSIANIYSRSPALLGQTAATLQEVSGGRFRLGVGPSGPIVIENWHGEEFGNPLRRTRETIEIARQVVSGEVVSYDGEYFSLDGFRLRCDAPDPEPPIDAAGLGPKAVELAGRFADGWHSVNYTRDGLAERLEDLRRGAELGDKTLDDVRVTLSVGCCALEDGERARDLVAQHIAFYIGGMGTFYRDNLARQGYEDVAHEIYETWQEGEKGQATAIVKEQLRDQMGAAGTPEEARDQFEQFLDMDGVDAINVSFPRGAGPEEVRETMTTLAP, from the coding sequence ATGACTGACAGGGACGTGTTTCTCCCGGTCGGAGCACAGCCAACACTCAATGACCTCGTCGAACAGGCAGTTCACGCCGAGGAACTGGGGTACGATCGCGTGTGGTTTCCGGAAACGTGGGGGCGAGACGCCGTCACAGCGATGGCAATCACCGCGGAACGAACCGACTCGATCGGTATCGGAACGAGTATCGCCAACATCTATTCTAGATCGCCGGCACTACTCGGTCAGACCGCGGCCACCCTGCAAGAAGTCAGCGGCGGTCGGTTCCGGCTCGGGGTCGGCCCCAGCGGTCCGATCGTCATCGAGAACTGGCACGGAGAGGAGTTCGGCAATCCGCTCCGCCGAACACGCGAAACAATCGAAATCGCCCGGCAAGTCGTCTCCGGGGAGGTCGTCTCCTACGACGGCGAATACTTCTCCCTCGACGGTTTCCGACTGCGCTGTGACGCTCCCGACCCCGAGCCCCCCATCGATGCGGCGGGACTCGGCCCGAAGGCCGTCGAACTCGCCGGCCGGTTCGCCGACGGCTGGCACTCGGTCAACTACACTCGAGACGGGCTCGCGGAGCGTCTCGAGGACCTTCGTCGCGGCGCCGAATTGGGCGACAAAACGCTCGATGACGTTCGCGTCACCCTGTCCGTCGGTTGTTGTGCCCTCGAAGACGGGGAGCGAGCTCGGGATCTCGTCGCCCAGCACATCGCTTTCTACATCGGCGGCATGGGGACGTTCTACCGGGACAACCTCGCTCGACAGGGGTACGAAGACGTCGCCCACGAGATCTACGAGACGTGGCAAGAGGGTGAGAAAGGGCAGGCGACGGCCATCGTGAAAGAGCAGTTGCGCGATCAAATGGGCGCCGCGGGAACGCCCGAGGAAGCGCGAGACCAGTTCGAACAGTTCCTCGATATGGACGGTGTCGATGCGATCAACGTCTCGTTCCCACGGGGTGCCGGTCCCGAAGAGGTACGCGAGACGATGACCACGCTCGCGCCGTAA
- a CDS encoding acyl-CoA dehydrogenase family protein: MAQSAKTGSGVSFGTDEETELILQSLDEFVEQEVKPIADDLGETLTNPRLGHEPDGRLTDEVLEAKAKVRRKSAEAGFYAMNMPEEVGGEDVSAVTWYRANKHIATKAVPLASDVLAGPGGPKPLLAQAEGSQIERYLEPTMRAEKTTAFGQTEPGVGSDSPNMETRAEKDGDEWVLNGTKQWITNAPYADFIQVFARTTSQEEAGRYDGITCFIVEEDEYEIGSLNNAVGATGIQAEVHFDDVRLPADRVLGSVDNAFYDAMSFLGLGRIEIGATAVGHAEWLLDTATEYANEREAFGEHIGRYQAVSHKIARGRANAMAADTVGLKCAWLLDQGETAIAESSILKWFATNAFWEIADDVVQIHGANGLSEENPFMDRLHRARIQRIVEGTDEIQLNTIAKQYGVET; this comes from the coding sequence ATGGCACAATCAGCGAAGACTGGTTCCGGCGTTTCGTTCGGGACCGACGAAGAGACGGAACTCATCCTCCAGAGTCTTGACGAGTTCGTCGAACAAGAAGTAAAGCCGATCGCGGACGATCTCGGCGAGACACTCACCAATCCCCGGCTCGGACACGAACCGGACGGCCGACTGACCGATGAGGTGCTCGAGGCGAAAGCCAAAGTGCGACGAAAGAGCGCGGAAGCCGGCTTCTACGCGATGAACATGCCCGAGGAGGTCGGGGGCGAAGATGTCTCGGCTGTCACGTGGTATCGGGCGAACAAACACATCGCAACCAAAGCGGTGCCGCTGGCGTCGGATGTTCTAGCCGGTCCTGGCGGACCGAAGCCGCTGCTCGCGCAGGCGGAAGGATCACAGATCGAACGCTACCTCGAGCCGACGATGCGCGCGGAGAAGACGACCGCGTTCGGCCAGACGGAGCCGGGGGTAGGATCGGATTCGCCGAACATGGAGACGCGAGCCGAGAAGGACGGCGACGAGTGGGTGCTCAATGGCACCAAACAGTGGATCACGAACGCCCCGTACGCCGACTTCATCCAGGTGTTCGCCCGGACGACGTCGCAGGAGGAGGCCGGCCGGTACGACGGCATCACGTGTTTCATCGTCGAGGAGGACGAGTACGAGATCGGATCCCTGAACAACGCCGTCGGTGCGACCGGCATTCAGGCCGAAGTCCACTTCGACGACGTCCGACTGCCGGCGGATCGTGTCCTCGGGAGCGTCGACAACGCGTTCTACGATGCGATGTCGTTCCTCGGACTCGGTCGCATCGAGATCGGTGCGACGGCGGTCGGCCACGCGGAGTGGCTGCTCGATACAGCCACCGAGTACGCGAACGAACGCGAGGCGTTCGGCGAGCACATTGGCCGGTATCAGGCGGTCTCGCACAAGATCGCACGGGGCCGAGCGAATGCGATGGCTGCCGACACCGTCGGCCTCAAGTGCGCCTGGCTGCTCGATCAGGGAGAGACCGCGATCGCCGAGTCGTCGATTCTTAAGTGGTTCGCGACCAACGCCTTCTGGGAGATTGCTGACGATGTCGTCCAGATTCACGGCGCCAACGGTCTCTCCGAGGAGAACCCCTTCATGGATCGCCTTCATCGCGCCCGCATCCAGCGAATCGTCGAGGGAACCGACGAGATCCAACTCAATACCATCGCGAAGCAGTACGGCGTGGAAACGTAG
- a CDS encoding AMP-binding protein encodes MNGLTLGNVTETNARKYSNGNCLVSLTGGTRDEITFREFDNRVNQIGRALADRGLSKGDRIAVYMQNHPETIQTYYAAMKLGALPVPINHRFKDEEVGYVLRDSSASFCLFDEEARETISTVATRDETEIDEYLYLGSDVPDFADGFDAILEDTSTDRIDIVPDRLDDAALMYTSGTTGKPKGCVLTHDNILQNSVNTVYSCNFEENEDRFLVVTPLFHIAAVALFNNTFYCGSTTYLMNDFNPDRVMEVIDAEDITGSFFVPMMSRALLDADGFDDYDIDSFEHYMTGAAPSGKELKEEIIDAFDANLYEVFGQTEMAPVTCLLDPENALEKPDSIGKPITNVTVKVVDADREEVEPGEVGRIAYRGPTAFREYLGMPEKTDEVFDDEGYFVSSDLVRRDEDGFLYFVGRYDDMIVSGGENIYPAEIEEVLHEHESISEAAVVGVPDEEWTERVKAAVVLHDGESMTSEVVMDYVGSRIADFKKPREVEFYEELPRNPTGKILKENLS; translated from the coding sequence ATGAACGGGTTGACCCTCGGTAACGTGACAGAGACGAACGCACGGAAGTATTCGAACGGCAACTGTCTCGTGTCGCTCACCGGCGGGACGCGAGACGAGATTACGTTCCGGGAGTTCGACAATCGGGTGAACCAGATCGGGCGAGCGCTCGCGGACCGCGGCCTCTCGAAGGGGGACCGCATCGCGGTCTACATGCAGAACCACCCCGAAACGATCCAGACGTACTACGCAGCAATGAAACTCGGCGCACTGCCGGTACCGATTAACCACCGATTCAAGGACGAAGAAGTCGGGTACGTCCTCCGGGACAGCAGTGCATCGTTCTGTCTCTTCGATGAGGAGGCGCGAGAAACAATCTCCACGGTCGCTACGCGGGACGAGACGGAAATCGACGAGTATCTGTACCTCGGCTCGGACGTTCCCGACTTCGCTGACGGCTTCGACGCCATCCTCGAGGACACTTCTACCGACCGAATCGACATCGTCCCGGACCGACTCGACGACGCGGCCCTCATGTACACGAGCGGAACGACGGGGAAACCGAAGGGGTGCGTGCTCACGCATGACAATATCTTGCAGAACTCCGTGAACACGGTGTATAGCTGTAACTTCGAGGAGAACGAGGACCGCTTTCTCGTAGTGACGCCGCTGTTTCACATCGCGGCGGTCGCGTTGTTCAACAACACGTTCTACTGCGGATCGACGACGTATCTGATGAACGATTTCAATCCGGATCGCGTAATGGAGGTCATCGACGCCGAGGACATCACCGGATCGTTCTTCGTGCCCATGATGAGCCGTGCACTGCTCGACGCTGACGGGTTCGACGACTACGATATCGACTCGTTCGAGCACTACATGACCGGCGCTGCACCCTCCGGAAAGGAACTCAAAGAAGAAATCATCGACGCGTTCGACGCGAACCTCTATGAGGTGTTTGGACAGACGGAGATGGCCCCAGTCACCTGTCTGCTCGATCCCGAAAACGCACTCGAGAAGCCGGACAGCATCGGAAAGCCGATCACCAATGTGACGGTCAAAGTCGTCGATGCGGACAGAGAGGAAGTGGAACCCGGCGAGGTCGGTCGAATCGCGTATCGCGGTCCGACCGCGTTCAGGGAGTACCTCGGAATGCCGGAGAAGACTGACGAGGTCTTCGACGACGAGGGATACTTCGTTTCCTCGGATCTCGTCCGCCGGGACGAGGACGGATTCCTCTACTTCGTCGGCCGGTACGACGACATGATCGTCTCGGGCGGTGAGAATATCTATCCCGCCGAGATCGAGGAAGTACTTCACGAACACGAGAGCATCTCGGAGGCGGCCGTCGTCGGCGTTCCGGACGAGGAGTGGACGGAACGCGTGAAGGCTGCGGTGGTCCTCCACGACGGCGAATCGATGACTTCCGAGGTAGTCATGGACTACGTTGGGAGTCGCATCGCTGATTTCAAGAAGCCTCGCGAGGTGGAATTCTACGAGGAATTGCCGCGCAATCCGACCGGTAAAATCCTCAAAGAGAATCTCTCGTGA
- a CDS encoding Lrp/AsnC family transcriptional regulator yields the protein MPSHDKDDVLEIDEIDRRILEILANDPRSPYADIADELANYDIDMSSEGVRRRVTSLLENMTSFFLPRPERNSWEIVLITIETIDKANSKQEVFEAMANMDFWFVADGFGTIDLYGIATAESNAKIDDLLTQVRALDSVAELDYFIETDRNVNIRNYLPVY from the coding sequence ATGCCAAGCCACGACAAAGACGATGTTCTCGAGATAGACGAGATCGATAGACGGATTCTGGAAATACTGGCGAACGATCCGCGAAGCCCGTACGCCGATATCGCGGACGAATTGGCGAACTACGACATCGATATGAGCAGCGAAGGGGTCCGCCGACGCGTCACGTCGCTGCTCGAGAATATGACGAGCTTCTTTCTTCCGCGTCCGGAACGCAATAGCTGGGAGATCGTTCTGATCACGATCGAGACCATCGACAAGGCGAACTCGAAACAGGAAGTCTTCGAGGCGATGGCGAACATGGACTTCTGGTTCGTTGCCGACGGATTCGGAACTATCGATCTGTACGGAATCGCCACCGCAGAGTCGAACGCGAAAATCGACGACCTGCTCACTCAGGTGCGGGCGCTCGATTCGGTGGCTGAGCTCGACTATTTCATCGAAACCGATCGCAACGTAAACATTAGAAACTACCTCCCAGTTTATTAG
- a CDS encoding phosphotransferase family protein, which yields MTNPNYFDRLIDEPALQRYLETTLGSADKFDIDYHREGKSNETLFLDWGDYDLVLRRPPAGATAESAHDVHREYRILDALQETDIPVPRTVASCDDHSVIGADFYLMERCQGTVLRDEPERFATPQYRRALSERFIETIAAIHTVDTATVGLDDLGHPDGYTERQVDRWTSQLEWAFERTETERSIPLLWDVADWLAANVPDEYDHTLVHGDYKPDNVMFGPETPPELTAVFDWELCTRGDPAMDLGWLLVYWPDEGDPEYGSSALPQFLTRDGYPTRRELVERYETATGREFEQQRFYRTFGVFKMASACEMMYRRYLEGNADDESYSRMENRVPDLAERASRILDGNEPL from the coding sequence ATGACGAACCCGAACTACTTCGACCGGCTGATCGATGAACCTGCACTGCAACGGTATCTCGAAACGACACTAGGTTCTGCAGATAAATTCGACATCGACTATCATCGCGAGGGAAAATCCAACGAGACGCTCTTTCTCGACTGGGGTGACTACGATCTCGTCCTCCGTCGACCACCCGCTGGAGCGACGGCTGAATCCGCACACGATGTGCACAGGGAATACCGAATCCTGGACGCGCTTCAGGAGACCGACATTCCGGTCCCTCGAACAGTGGCGAGTTGTGACGATCACTCCGTTATCGGCGCGGACTTCTACCTGATGGAGCGGTGCCAGGGTACCGTCCTCAGAGATGAACCGGAACGGTTCGCGACACCTCAGTACCGCCGGGCCCTGTCGGAACGGTTCATCGAAACGATCGCTGCGATCCATACCGTCGATACGGCAACGGTCGGTCTCGATGACCTGGGCCATCCGGATGGGTACACCGAACGGCAGGTCGATCGGTGGACTTCGCAATTAGAGTGGGCATTCGAACGCACGGAAACGGAGCGATCGATTCCGTTACTCTGGGACGTCGCCGATTGGCTTGCCGCGAACGTCCCGGACGAATACGATCATACGCTCGTTCATGGAGACTACAAGCCCGATAACGTCATGTTCGGCCCGGAAACGCCACCGGAACTCACCGCCGTCTTCGACTGGGAACTCTGTACTCGAGGGGATCCGGCGATGGACCTGGGCTGGCTGTTGGTCTATTGGCCCGACGAAGGTGACCCAGAATACGGGAGTTCAGCCCTCCCGCAGTTCCTCACTCGCGACGGGTATCCGACGCGACGGGAACTCGTCGAACGCTACGAAACTGCCACCGGGAGGGAGTTCGAACAACAGCGGTTCTATCGGACGTTCGGTGTTTTCAAGATGGCCAGCGCCTGTGAGATGATGTACCGCCGCTATCTCGAGGGGAACGCCGACGACGAGTCGTACTCCAGGATGGAAAACCGAGTGCCGGATCTCGCTGAACGCGCGTCCCGAATCCTCGACGGAAACGAACCGTTGTGA
- a CDS encoding MBL fold metallo-hydrolase → MAQTVSNPKYREIKDGFYWTQECLPLGTLSELDRFDMSKWIDADEEVHGCQNAYLLDGEQSLLFDTLTQPNGDQVVDLLENLLDGDDLDYLVISHPEANHAGNTFTILEAYPEATLLVPGEAAGHGTGHGTEHELYHIATDTPEDVSELANEIRYIGDGDTVDLGGYTVEFHRPVVADHSFTLWMTEHTTNTLFTVDWMGFLHQSSNCVSYVHELDREVTVEQVFRFHALAFPWLRFSDVEAIEKGVADVRERFDPDIVAPAHGMVTTENPGQYMDLFTEAAAYLSEEGEHENMQSKLEYILRPPTEV, encoded by the coding sequence ATGGCACAGACAGTATCCAACCCGAAGTATCGGGAGATCAAGGACGGGTTCTACTGGACTCAGGAGTGCCTGCCGCTGGGCACCCTGAGTGAACTCGACCGGTTCGACATGTCGAAGTGGATCGACGCCGACGAGGAAGTTCACGGCTGCCAGAATGCCTATCTGCTTGACGGAGAGCAGAGCCTGCTGTTCGACACATTAACCCAGCCGAACGGTGACCAGGTGGTCGATCTGCTTGAGAACTTGCTCGACGGCGATGACCTCGACTACCTCGTCATCTCCCATCCGGAGGCCAACCACGCGGGCAACACGTTCACCATTCTCGAGGCGTACCCGGAGGCGACACTGCTCGTTCCTGGCGAAGCGGCGGGACACGGCACCGGCCACGGAACTGAGCACGAGCTGTACCACATTGCGACTGACACTCCGGAGGATGTCTCCGAACTGGCGAACGAGATCCGATACATCGGTGACGGCGACACCGTCGATCTCGGCGGGTATACCGTCGAGTTTCACAGGCCCGTTGTGGCCGACCACTCGTTCACGCTGTGGATGACCGAGCACACCACGAACACGCTGTTCACCGTCGATTGGATGGGCTTTCTCCACCAGAGTTCGAACTGCGTATCATACGTGCACGAACTCGACCGCGAAGTCACGGTTGAACAGGTATTCCGGTTTCACGCGCTTGCATTTCCCTGGCTCCGCTTCTCGGATGTCGAGGCGATCGAGAAGGGCGTCGCAGACGTGAGGGAACGGTTCGATCCCGACATCGTTGCGCCGGCCCACGGGATGGTAACGACCGAGAATCCCGGCCAGTACATGGATCTGTTCACCGAGGCGGCGGCATACCTCTCCGAGGAGGGTGAGCACGAGAACATGCAGAGCAAACTCGAGTACATTCTGCGGCCGCCGACGGAGGTGTGA
- a CDS encoding MBL fold metallo-hydrolase: MARELVDDVHWIRNCHPDDGRHLHMSEYLLRDGTDTILVDSGSSHYREEIVSEVNRLTDGAGPDVVLLTHSTLPHTENVPAFEDEWGETETIAATGRFPEVVGLPDAEVRQLNQPVEFAGRPFTCIHPLLTDVTVSQWAYDHESGVLFTAEAFGHYHDAESCGQMSAEMEGGIPTEHIDDFYMDKLPFVDFLDREKLGDAFEMLFDILDVTYVAPIHGTPVAAEDIDDYVDDVMQALDPQSVDS; encoded by the coding sequence ATGGCGAGAGAACTCGTTGACGACGTTCACTGGATTAGGAACTGTCATCCGGACGATGGCCGCCACCTTCACATGTCCGAGTACCTGCTCCGGGATGGAACGGACACGATCCTCGTCGACTCGGGGTCGAGCCACTACCGCGAGGAGATCGTCAGCGAGGTGAACCGTCTCACTGACGGTGCCGGGCCCGACGTGGTATTGCTCACCCACTCGACGCTTCCCCACACTGAGAATGTCCCCGCGTTCGAGGACGAATGGGGAGAAACCGAGACTATCGCCGCTACGGGGCGGTTTCCCGAGGTCGTCGGCCTGCCGGACGCCGAAGTCCGCCAGTTGAACCAGCCGGTCGAATTCGCCGGCCGGCCGTTCACCTGCATTCATCCGTTGCTCACCGACGTAACGGTTTCTCAGTGGGCTTACGACCACGAGTCGGGCGTCCTGTTCACGGCGGAGGCGTTCGGACACTACCACGACGCCGAGAGCTGCGGGCAAATGTCCGCCGAGATGGAGGGCGGCATCCCCACGGAGCACATCGACGATTTCTACATGGACAAGCTACCGTTCGTCGATTTCCTCGACCGTGAAAAGCTCGGAGACGCCTTCGAGATGCTGTTCGACATCCTCGACGTGACGTACGTCGCCCCCATTCACGGCACCCCCGTAGCAGCTGAGGATATCGACGACTACGTCGACGATGTGATGCAGGCGCTCGATCCCCAGTCGGTCGATTCGTAA
- a CDS encoding MBL fold metallo-hydrolase — protein sequence MDAIERVSISTPFGVGPVNCYLILKNGLTVIDPGPATTEAHEELDRALAGLDRSIDDIDRILITHPHMDHFGLVDQLAEESGASVFAHEDAVERLSDPIGHFEAERAYFRPFLLSMGMPTDTVETVLELPEPYTDYQDPVTVTHEIADGDVIDVGIDLECISTPGHSPGSICYLAASEDIMFTGDHVLPDITPNPLLTLVPGSDDERTRSLPTYLESLRKLLDREGAVGYGGHGEPILALQDRARETIAHHQDRKERIFELVADREPTTAYRITREMFPNLPATEMFSGMSEVIGHFDLLEDENRVVISERDGVKRYEVGTQERE from the coding sequence ATGGATGCGATAGAACGCGTTTCGATTTCGACACCGTTCGGCGTCGGCCCGGTGAACTGTTACCTCATTCTCAAAAACGGCCTGACTGTCATAGACCCCGGACCGGCGACCACCGAAGCCCACGAGGAACTAGACCGTGCGCTCGCCGGTCTCGACCGCAGCATCGATGACATCGATCGGATACTTATCACCCATCCACATATGGATCACTTCGGGCTCGTCGACCAACTCGCCGAGGAATCGGGCGCATCCGTATTCGCGCATGAGGATGCCGTCGAGCGCTTGTCGGATCCCATCGGACACTTCGAAGCGGAACGGGCGTATTTCCGACCCTTCTTGCTGTCGATGGGGATGCCGACGGACACGGTCGAGACAGTACTCGAACTGCCGGAACCGTACACCGATTACCAGGATCCGGTCACGGTCACCCACGAAATAGCAGACGGAGACGTCATCGACGTCGGGATCGATCTGGAGTGTATTTCTACCCCGGGCCACTCCCCCGGTTCGATCTGTTACCTCGCGGCGTCCGAAGATATCATGTTCACCGGCGATCACGTCCTTCCCGACATCACGCCGAACCCGCTACTCACGCTCGTCCCCGGCTCTGATGACGAGCGAACGCGGAGTTTGCCGACCTATCTCGAGTCGCTCCGGAAGCTACTCGATCGGGAGGGAGCGGTGGGGTACGGTGGCCACGGCGAACCGATCCTCGCCCTTCAGGACCGGGCGAGAGAGACGATCGCCCACCATCAAGATCGGAAAGAACGGATCTTCGAACTCGTAGCCGACCGTGAGCCGACGACAGCGTATCGGATTACGAGGGAGATGTTTCCGAACCTTCCGGCGACTGAAATGTTCTCCGGCATGTCGGAGGTGATCGGCCACTTCGACCTTCTGGAGGACGAGAATCGCGTTGTAATCAGCGAAAGAGATGGTGTCAAACGGTACGAAGTTGGCACACAAGAGCGCGAGTAA